The Pectobacterium parmentieri genome segment ATTCTTGCTAATACTGACCTCTTTGATTACGGAATGGCGAAGGTCGATCAAAGCCTGCTCGCCGCAATAGACGGGGCTCACGGTGATGCCAATAAACATATGGCCCACGCATTTACGCGAATGATCCTGGCCAATATGTTTGATATTCGTGAAATGAAAGGCACCGACAGACGAATCGCAGGAAATTTGGATACCGAAACACACTTGATGCTCGGGGCAATTGCAATTGGGCGACCTGAGTTAGTGCAACCCCACTATCAGACAGTATTAGATGGTGTTGATGGCGGTTATGGTGTTCATGATGGACACAATCTCCCACTCGGCACGACACTGCGCTACGCCGCTTTCGGCCTGACTATTATCGGCGACTGGTTAGGAAAACCTCTGGACTTGGACAAGCACGCTTTGCCACGCGACCCCGCCTGGGGCCAGTTGGTGGCACATTGGCGTGAACCAGACCCAGAAAAATTTCTACCTGTTTTATTCACCGCTTGTGATACCCATATTGAACGCATTGCCTTGACTGAACGTGAAGACGACACTGGACAATTTGAATTTGGTTCCGTATTCCTCGCAGTCCATCCCACAGAGATCCTGGCCGTATTGCGTCTGCGCGAAATCATAGGGTTGATGAACCCAGCCCACATTGACCATCCACTGATGCAGACACCTTATGCCGCGATTACCTGCCAACCCGGTGAAGTAACTGAACGCGATGAATTACTTGACCGTTTTCTCGACGTGGTACGTCAGCGTGATCCTCAAGTGCTGCCATCAGGCCTATGAGAGATCGAACCGCTGCCATGCTAACTCCAACGTGGGAACAATTTTCTGCTGTATTCGCCGCCTCCGGCGACAAGCAGGCACAGGCTGTGCGAAAGGCATTGCTCCAGCAATACGGCGAATGCGATAACGATCCGGCTGCATCATCGGCAGACAACTATGTGGATGCCATAATCGCAAACGATGGTTACCTTCTGGATTATAAAGAAGGCACTTTCAGTATTATCGAGTGGCTGGAAGAAAAGCTGGGGGATACCTTCACCGCCGATTTTGATGATGACTACGAGACGGTGAAAGTGCGCTTTGGCGACAGGGTGCTTGTGCTATCTCATCACTCCATGGGAACGGATGGGTTCGAGCAGGATTTGGCGAAGCTCGAACGACTGATGAAAGATCGATACCTCTTCCTCTACCGACGTCCAGAAGCAGGTGTTGTCAATGACACTGAAGAGTGGCTGCTGGTGCCCACAGAGCATTGGCTGCGGGCCATACAGCGTTATGGGCAAGCGCAGGTGTCAACCTATTTCAGGCACGGTGCCAATAAAGAGAGTCAATGGGATGCACGTTACCACTTCAAGACCAGAATATTTTTGTGGTTGCTGCTACCCGTGATAGTCGTTTTCTCTCTCTACGTGGTATGGGGAACGCTAAAAGGCGATACGCCACCACCGCCGCAGCCGAAAGGATGTGAGAATGTAGACAGGGCTTACAGTGATCAGTCAGAACAGGTAGCAGCTATCATGAAATACCAGATGCGCAAGAAACTCGGTTGCGATAGTAGATAAAATTGACGGTGCTGTGTAACGAAGGAGAAAGTCTATGTCAGGACGTGGTGCCATTCGCCTGGGGGATGCCCATTCAGGTGGAGGAATAATGATTGAAGCCAGTGGCTTTCCTGTTAATGGCGTTTCGCAGTGTCTGCTTGGCGATAACGCGGTATGTCCCACCCACAAGGGAACGTTTCCGCTAGTTTCAGGCGGTGATGGTTCTGCGGTTCATAATGGACGCCCCATGATATTTGAGCCTGGCAAACTGGCCTGTGGCTGTAGCGTGTCATCATCCTGTGCAGGGAATTACAATCGTAAATAGTGATAGCAATGTAATAACTCCACCCTAAACAGAGCGGATGATACTACCCCACCAATTTATCAGAGCATGGAATGGCTGAGGTGGGGAAGCACTGCGTCAGCGAGTCGTATTAAAAGGTCACCGAAGCCGTTCACAGTCAGCTCAGCTCCCACTTATCCAATACGGAGCAGTACCCCGATCATCAACTGGATCTGAATGTATGTAGTAACCACCCTCGAAGGCTATTTGCCGGGAAAATGCCCAATGCCCTAGGAGTTCAGGAAACGCTCGGCTGGTGAGTCATGTCAGTGCAGGAATCTCAGTGCTGTATTCTTCCTGGAGTTTGCGCATGCGCAATACTCATGGCACATCCTTAGCTTTCGGACTGGTTTGCCACTGTAATAGCTCAGTGATATCACGCTCTCCCTCTGTTTCTTTTATACGGCGCTGTTGCTCAGCAAACAGTTCATATTCAGCCTGAGCCTTGTCATCTGCTATTTTCTTGCTGATCGTACCTGCACCGTTTAATACATCACGATCATTGAATTGCAGGAATTGATCTAATTTTTCCTGCCAGTCACGTAAAAATATCTGCTGACGACGTCTGGCCTGATCTTCAGCAAAATCCAGCCACATATTGACCACGCGGTTCAGTTCATCGACTTCGCGTTGATTGAGATAATTTTTGGCGACGGTGACATCGCCTTTGCGCACTTCATCGCCCTTGAAGCTGGTCAGCCCCATATGCGGAAGAGTGGCATCGGCGCGCTGGTGGATCAGCTCAGCGGCTGTTTTGCCGGTACAGGCGAAATGCAGTTTATTCTGGATAGTCTGGAAAAAGAGAGTGGTCTCTTTTAGTGAGGGTTGATAATCCGCTGCAAGAGCAAAGATTTCCCGTACCCGTAAATAGACGCGCCGTTCACTGGCCCGAATATCACGGATGCGTTCCAGCATCTCACCAAAGTAATCGGGCACCACTGACGGGCCGACTGGTGGATTTTTCAGTCTCTCATCATCCATTACAAAACCTTTAATCAGGTATTCCTGCAAGGTCTGCGTAGCCCATTGACGGAACTGGATACCCCGAGTTGAACGGACGCGGTAACCGACGGCCAGTACCAATGACAGATTAAAGTATTGAACCTGATAATTTTTTTCATCGCTGGCAGTTGTTCGGTAAAACCGAACAACTGAATCTTCATCCAATTCACCGTCTTCAAAGATGTTTTTGATATGCTCACTGATAGTCGATTTGGCTTTACCATATAACTCACCGATCATCGCCTGTGATAACCATAACGTATCGTTTTCGAAACGGCATTCAATACGTATTTTGCCATCCTGACTGGTAAACATGATGAATTCACCGGCAGGGGCTTGAGGTAAATATTTATCTGTCATACAGCCTCCGTTTTTATGGTCCATCAGCCGGATGGTGATATCCGGTCAGTGAAAAACTCAAGCCCCTTTCAACATATCAAATACCACCCGCGCAAACCCTTTTGCCAGTTCAGGATTAGACAGATATTGCATCATCATGGCCTGTTGGGCGTCATTGCTATCCAGCACCGCGTCATCAATGGCTTTAGGGAAATCGCCCAGCATGGCTTGTTCACGAGTGTTGTTCGCAATCTGCGTCATCACCGCCTGATTTTCTGATAACTTGTCGCGCACGCTAAAGGCATAATTAATCATGTCTTTATCGGTAAGATTATCAGTAATAAACAGCTCATTAAGACGTGCCAGAATATGCGACAGAAACTCTTCTTTCTTATCCTTCGGCTTGGCTGTGCCAATGTCATTGCCCGGCTTTATGCCATATTCTTCGGCATCTTCCTGAAGTTTCAGATGCTGCTCGTGGATTTTCGACAAGCGGTAATGGCTCATCTCCACATTGCTTAAATCAACCTCATCTTCTTCCACATTTTGTTCATGTAGCAATGGCCGTAGATGGCGGGCAAACAGACTGAGCTTCTCCAGTTCCTTGTCATCGAACTCAACGATTTGTGACATAAACTCGTAGAAACGGACAAAACTACCGAGATCTTTCTTGAAGATATCCAACTTGTCTTTTTCCAACTTGCAGTCTTTAAAACTGTTTTCAGCATTGGTAATCAGCACCACATCATTGGTTTTTTTCGTGCGCTCAAAGATTTCTTTAGCCAACACATAGGCATCAATGGCCGAGGTATATCGCTTTTTCCAGCGCTCAACAGCGGGTTTACAAATATTGCTAATTGCCGCGTTGGATTTGTTTTTGGTAAAGAATGCGTCGCAGAATTGCTCAACTTCATTCCATAAGAAAATACCGCTGGCGCGAAGTTTCTCGAATAGCTCGAAGACTAACTGTGGGTCGCTGACATCTGTCAGTTCGGCGGTCTGATAATAAGGCTTAAAAGCCCCCAGGATATCATCCGGTTCATTGTAGAAATCGAGTACGAAGGTGCCAAACTGCGCTTTGCTTGGATAAACACGATTCAGGCGCGAGAGTGTTTGTACGCACTCCACACCGCCAAGGGGCTTATCCACATACATCGCGCACAGCTTGGGCTGGTCAAAACCCGTCTGAAATTTATTGGCGACCAGCATCACCTGATAATCATCGCTATCAAAAGCGTTGCGCATATCCCGTCCTTTAAGACC includes the following:
- a CDS encoding virulence RhuM family protein, yielding MTDKYLPQAPAGEFIMFTSQDGKIRIECRFENDTLWLSQAMIGELYGKAKSTISEHIKNIFEDGELDEDSVVRFYRTTASDEKNYQVQYFNLSLVLAVGYRVRSTRGIQFRQWATQTLQEYLIKGFVMDDERLKNPPVGPSVVPDYFGEMLERIRDIRASERRVYLRVREIFALAADYQPSLKETTLFFQTIQNKLHFACTGKTAAELIHQRADATLPHMGLTSFKGDEVRKGDVTVAKNYLNQREVDELNRVVNMWLDFAEDQARRRQQIFLRDWQEKLDQFLQFNDRDVLNGAGTISKKIADDKAQAEYELFAEQQRRIKETEGERDITELLQWQTSPKAKDVP
- a CDS encoding PAAR domain-containing protein produces the protein MSGRGAIRLGDAHSGGGIMIEASGFPVNGVSQCLLGDNAVCPTHKGTFPLVSGGDGSAVHNGRPMIFEPGKLACGCSVSSSCAGNYNRK